In a genomic window of Amphiprion ocellaris isolate individual 3 ecotype Okinawa chromosome 11, ASM2253959v1, whole genome shotgun sequence:
- the si:dkey-192g7.3 gene encoding uncharacterized protein si:dkey-192g7.3, producing MQTLVGMLMVLVVSGDRREDVEGFLGKGVILPCLCLNRTLNLEFKWQKTQCIVKHTGNTSDFSNNYESRAKLFVSKNSSDCSLLLKNITLEDEGMYTCIFRVKGVYTRSLVNLTVSVVNISMIYGTGPEPTSPDHIRTSCLVMPFALVVVLSLFLFHNRTGSG from the exons ATGCAGACTTTGGTGGGGATGTTGATGGTTCTGGTGGTCTCAG GTGATAGAAGGGAAGATGTCGAAGGCTTTCTTGGAAAAGGAGTCATTCTGCCGTGCCTCTGCTTGAACAGAACTTTGAATCTGGAGTTTAAGTGGCAGAAAACACAGTGTATTGTTAAACACACTGGGAACACTTCAGACTTTAGTAACAACTACGAAAGCAGAGCCAAACTATTTGTGTCAAAGAACAGCAGCGACTGCTCCCTTCTCCTGAAGAACATCACACTGGAGGACGAGGGGATGTACACATGTATATTCAGGGTTAAAGGTGTATACACACGCTCCTTGGTGAATCTTACTGTTTCTG TGGTTAATATTTCTATGATATACGGCACTGGACCTG AACCTACGTCTCCAGACCATATCCGGACCTCGTGTCTAGTGATGCCCTTTGCGTTGGTGGTTGTACTTTCCCTGTTCTTGTTTCACAACAGGACAGGTTCAGGGTGA
- the LOC111568091 gene encoding amyloid-beta A4 protein-like isoform X1: MGELTAFVLLLAATLTLSSEVPADDSVGLLTEPQVAMFCGKLNMHINVQSGKWESDPSGTKSCTGTKEGILQYCQEVYPELQITNVVEANQPVSIPNWCKKSRQQCRSHTHIVLPYRCLVGEFVSDALLVPDKCKFLHQERMDQCESHLHWHTVAKESCGDRYMNLHDYGMLLPCGIDRFRGVEFVCCPAEVERESDSAELEGEESDVWWGGAETEYSDNSMTRPSDTEPATAEDDEDEEADTFERDENGDGDADDEDDIDMTDERYSDERNANIAMTTTTTTTTESVEEVVRAVCWAQAESGPCHAMLERWYFVPEQARCAPFLFGGCGGNRNNFDSEEYCLAVCSSSLPTMAPSPPDAVDRYLESPGDDNEHTDFQKAKESLEAKHREKMSQVMREWEEAERQAKNLPRADKKAVIQHFQEKVEALEQEAAGERQQLVETHMARVEALLNSRRRLSLENYLSALQANPPRPRQVLSLLKKYVRAEQKDRQHTLKHYEHVRTVDPKKAAQIRPQVLTHLRVIDERMNQSLGLLYKVPSVANEIQNQVAVIMQRVQSELSQQVSSLQSDGRVDGRVSYGNDALMPDQAYSSAPMDPGLDGLGFIHPESFNQPNTENHVEPVDARPIPDRGLPTRPVSALKPEEMPEVRMETEERQSTGYEVYHQKLVFFAEDVGSNKGAIIGLMVGGVVIATVIVITLVMLRKKQYTSIHHGVIEVDAAVTPEERHLAKMQQNGYENPTYKFFEQMQN, translated from the exons ATGGGGGAGCTCACGGCGTTTGTGCTGTTACTTGCGGCGACCTTGACGCTTTCATCCGAG GTGCCTGCCGATGACTCTGTGGGTTTGCTAACTGAACCCCAGGTGGCCATGTTCTGCGGGAAGCTCAACATGCACATCAACGTACAGAGTGGCAAATGGGAGTCTGACCCCTCCGGCACCAAGAGCTGCACTGGCACCAAGGAGGGCATCCTGCAATACTGCCAGGAG GTGTACCCGGAGTTGCAGATCACAAATGTTGTGGAGGCTAACCAGCCCGTCAGCATCCCCAACTGGTGCAAGAAAAGCCGCCAGCAATGTCGCAGTCATACACACATCGTGTTGCCATACCGCTGCCTGG TTGGCGAGTTTGTGAGCGACGCCCTGCTTGTTCCTGACAAGTGTAAGTTCCTGCACCAGGAGCGTATGGACCAATGTGAGAGCCACCTGCACTGGCACACTGTAGCCAAAGAG TCCTGCGGAGATCGCTACATGAATCTCCACGACTATGGGATGCTGTTGCCATGTGGTATTGACCGCTTCCGAGGAGTGGAGTTTGTGTGCTGCCCAGCAGAGGTGGAACGAGAGTCAGACAGCGCGGAGCTAGAAGGAGAGGAGTCTGACGTCTGGTGGGGTGGCGCTGAGACCGAATACTCTGATAACAG CATGACGCGTCCATCAGACACAGAGCCAGCCACAGCCGAGGACGACGAAGACGAAGAGGCAGACACCTTTGAAAGGGATGAGAATGGAGATGGGGATGCGGATGACGAGGACGACATCGACATGACTGACGAACGGTACAGTGATGAACGCAATGCCAACATCGCCATGACAACCACTACCACCACAACAACCGAATCAGTTGAAGAAGTCGTTCGAG CGGTTTGTTGGGCTCAGGCTGAGTCAGGCCCGTGTCATGCCATGCTGGAGCGTTGGTACTTCGTGCCTGAGCAGGCCCGCTGTGCTCCCTTCTTGTTTGGGGGCTGTGGGGGCAACAGGAATAACTTTGACTCGGAGGAGTACTGCCTAGCTGTCTGCAGCAGCTCGT TGCCCACCATGGCTCCCAGTCCTCCAGACGCCGTGGACCGGTACCTTGAATCTCCTGGCGACGACAACGAGCACACTGACTTCCAGAAGGCCAAAGAAAGCCTTGAGGCCAAACACCGTGAAAAGATGTCCCaa GTGATGAGGGAGTGGGAAGAGGCTGAGAGACAAGCCAAGAACCTTCCTCGCGCTGACAAGAAAGCAGTCATCCAG CATTTCCAGGAAAAGGTGGAGGCTctggagcaggaggcagcaggagaGAGACAGCAGCTAGTGGAAACCCACATGGCCCGGGTGGAAGCTCTGCTCAACAGCCGCCGACGTCTTTCTCTGGAAAATTACCTCAGTGCCCTGCAGGCCAATCCTCCTcgg CCCCGCCAGGTACTGAGCCTGCTGAAGAAGTACGTCCGTGCAGAACAGAAGGACAGGCAGCACACACTGAAGCATTACGAGCACGTTCGAACCGTTGATCCCAAGAAGGCCGCTCAGATCCGACCTCAG GTTTTGACCCACCTTCGTGTGATTGATGAGAGGATGAATCAGTCTTTAGGTCTGCTCTACAAGGTGCCCAGTGTGGCTAATGAGATCCAAAACCAAGTCG CGGTTATAATGCAGAGAGTTCAGTCGGAGCTGTCTCAGCAAGTCTCTTCCCTGCAGAGCGATGGGCGG GTGGATGGCAGGGTGAGTTACGGTAACGACGCTCTGATGCCTGATCAGGCCTACAGCTCGGCCCCCATGGACCCCGGCCTGGATGGGCTGGGCTTCATTCACCCCGAGAGCTTCAACCAGCCCAACACAGAGAACCACG ttgaGCCCGTCGATGCTCGTCCAATTCCAGACAGAGGACTTCCCACACGACCTG TATCTGCCCTGAAGCCAGAGGAGATGCCTGAAGTACGGATGGAGACTGAAGAGAGGCAGAGCACCGGTTATGAAGTTTACCATCAAAAACTG GTGTTCTTTGCTGAGGACGTGGGGTCCAATAAAGGCGCCATTATCGGGCTCATGGTTGGAGGGGTCGTCATAGCAACTGTCATCGTCATCACCTTGGTGATGCTGAGGAAGAAACAGTACACTTCTATTCATCACGGTGTGATTGAG GTGGATGCAGCAGTGACACCAGAGGAGCGTCACCTGGCCAAGATGCAGCAGAACGGCTACGAGAACCCCACCTACAAATTCTTTGAGCAGATGCAGAACTAA
- the LOC118470229 gene encoding uncharacterized protein LOC118470229 produces MSTGRGNMRTLVGMFLALVVSGDRREDVEGFLGKGVILPCLCLNRTLNLEFKWQKTQCIVKHTGNTSDFSNNYESRAKLFVSKNSSDCSLLLKNITLEDEGMYTCIFRVKGVYTRSLVNLTVSVENISMIYGTGPEPTSPALIRTLCRVMPFVLVVVLSLFLCRYRKVSGWLNVGEEEREPRISV; encoded by the exons ATGTCTACCGGCAGAGGAAATATGCGGACTTTGGTGGGAATGTTTTTGGCTCTGGTGGTCTCAG GTGATAGAAGGGAAGATGTCGAAGGCTTTCTTGGAAAAGGAGTCATTCTGCCGTGCCTCTGCTTGAACAGAACTTTGAATCTGGAGTTTAAGTGGCAGAAAACACAGTGTATTGTTAAACACACTGGGAACACTTCAGACTTTAGTAACAACTACGAAAGCAGAGCCAAACTATTTGTGTCAAAGAACAGCAGCGACTGCTCCCTTCTCCTGAAGAACATCACACTGGAGGACGAGGGGATGTACACATGTATATTCAGGGTTAAAGGTGTATACACACGCTCCTTGGTGAATCTTACTGTTTCTG TGGAGAATATTTCTATGATATACGGCACTGGACCTG AACCTACGTCTCCAGCCCTTATCCGGACCTTGTGTCGAGTGATGCCCTTTGTGTTGGTGGTTGTACTTTCCCTGTTCTTGTGTCGCTATAGGAAAGTTTCAGG TTGGCTGAACGTAGGCGAAGAGGAGAGGGAACCGAGAATATCTGTATGA
- the gabpa gene encoding GA-binding protein alpha chain isoform X2 has protein sequence MAKSEPEDMIEIEIDEREKQACLEEGVEEQTITASDLIQQDIDINEPIGNLKKLLEPRIQIPLDAYEICLQDIQLHPDHSLFDQGVKTDGTVQLSLQIIAKPGEEKLNILEIVKPVETVEVVIDPDAAGEEGALIDEGQLIAVERSALSDETSEQVTRWAAALEGYRKEQVRLGIPYDPMLWSADQVIHWAVWVMKEFSIDEMEIGSIHIPGQELCAFNQEEFLQKVHNGEILWSHLELLRKYVLASQDQSGGDATVTIDQPVQIIPAQVSSSTAIKVLKQSRGPRMPRISGEERSSPGNRTGNNGQIQLWQFLLELLTDKDARDCISWVGEEGEFKLNQPELVAQKWGLRKNKPTMNYEKLSRALRYYYDGDMISKVQGKRFVYKFVCDLRTLIGYSAAELNSLVTECEQKKLARMQMHGIGQPITTVTLATTTLDKDS, from the exons ATGGCTAAAAGTGAGCCAGAAGACATGATTGAGATTGAGATTGATGAACGGGAGAAACAGGCATGCCTGGAGGAAGG TGTGGAGGAGCAGACCATCACTGCATCAGATTTGATCCAACAAGACATCGACATCAATGAACCAATTGGCAATCTGAAGAAGCTTTTGGAGCCTCGCATTCAAATCCCTTTAGATGCATATGAGATCTGCTTGCAGGACATTCAG cTCCATCCTGATCACAGCCTTTTCGATCAGGGAGTGAAGACAGATGGAACGGTGCAGCTCAGCCTGCAGATCATAGCCAAACCAG GAGAGGAGAAGCTGAACATTTTGGAAATTGTGAAGCCAGTAGAAACGGTAGAAGTGGTGATTGATCCAGATGCAGCAGGGGAGGAGGGAGCTCTGATAGACGAGGGACAGCTCATTGCTGTAGAACGATCTGCTCTGTCTGATGAAACCTCAGAGCAGGTCACACGATGGGCTGCAGCACTGGAAGGCTACCGCAAAGAGCAGGTCCGCCTGGGAATACCTTACG ACCCTATGCTGTGGTCAGCTGATCAGGTGATCCACTGGGCTGTGTGGGTCATGAAGGAGTTTAGCATTGATGAAATGGAAATAGGCAGCATTCACATCCCAGGTCAAGAGCTCTGCGCTTTCAACCAAGAGGAGTTCCTTCAGAAAGTGCACAATGGAGAGATTCTCTGGAGTCACTTGGAACTGCTGCGCAAAT atgtgtTGGCCAGCCAAGACCAGTCTGGAGGGGATGCTACTGTCACTATTGATCAAC CCGTGCAGATAATCCCGGCTCAAGTGAGCTCATCCACAGCTATAAAGGTGTTGAAGCAGAGCCGTGGCCCCAGAATGCCTCGTATTTCAGGAGAAGAACGCAGCTCACCTGGCAACCGCACAG GTAACAACGGTCAGATCCAGTTGTGGCAGTTCCTGCTAGAGCTGCTGACAGACAAGGATGCAAGAGACTGTATATCCTGGGTGGGTGAAGAGGGAGAGTTCAAACTCAACCAGCCTGAGCTCGTGGCACAAAAGTGGGGCCTGCGCAAGAACAAACCGACTATGAACTACGAGAAGCTCAGTCGAGCCCTCAG GTATTACTACGACGGGGACATGATAAGCAAGGTGCAGGGCAAGCGCTTCGTCTACAAGTTTGTGTGCGACCTGAGGACTCTGATCGGCTACAGTGCTGCCGAGCTCAACAGCCTGGTGACCGAGTGCGAGCAGAAGAAACTGGCTCGCATGCAGATGCACGGCATCGGGCAGCCCATCACTACAGTGACCCTGGCCACCACAACACTAGACAAGGACAGCTGA
- the LOC111568091 gene encoding amyloid-beta A4 protein-like isoform X2 — MGELTAFVLLLAATLTLSSEVPADDSVGLLTEPQVAMFCGKLNMHINVQSGKWESDPSGTKSCTGTKEGILQYCQEVYPELQITNVVEANQPVSIPNWCKKSRQQCRSHTHIVLPYRCLVGEFVSDALLVPDKCKFLHQERMDQCESHLHWHTVAKESCGDRYMNLHDYGMLLPCGIDRFRGVEFVCCPAEVERESDSAELEGEESDVWWGGAETEYSDNSMTRPSDTEPATAEDDEDEEADTFERDENGDGDADDEDDIDMTDERYSDERNANIAMTTTTTTTTESVEEVVRVPTMAPSPPDAVDRYLESPGDDNEHTDFQKAKESLEAKHREKMSQVMREWEEAERQAKNLPRADKKAVIQHFQEKVEALEQEAAGERQQLVETHMARVEALLNSRRRLSLENYLSALQANPPRPRQVLSLLKKYVRAEQKDRQHTLKHYEHVRTVDPKKAAQIRPQVLTHLRVIDERMNQSLGLLYKVPSVANEIQNQVAVIMQRVQSELSQQVSSLQSDGRVDGRVSYGNDALMPDQAYSSAPMDPGLDGLGFIHPESFNQPNTENHVEPVDARPIPDRGLPTRPVSALKPEEMPEVRMETEERQSTGYEVYHQKLVFFAEDVGSNKGAIIGLMVGGVVIATVIVITLVMLRKKQYTSIHHGVIEVDAAVTPEERHLAKMQQNGYENPTYKFFEQMQN, encoded by the exons ATGGGGGAGCTCACGGCGTTTGTGCTGTTACTTGCGGCGACCTTGACGCTTTCATCCGAG GTGCCTGCCGATGACTCTGTGGGTTTGCTAACTGAACCCCAGGTGGCCATGTTCTGCGGGAAGCTCAACATGCACATCAACGTACAGAGTGGCAAATGGGAGTCTGACCCCTCCGGCACCAAGAGCTGCACTGGCACCAAGGAGGGCATCCTGCAATACTGCCAGGAG GTGTACCCGGAGTTGCAGATCACAAATGTTGTGGAGGCTAACCAGCCCGTCAGCATCCCCAACTGGTGCAAGAAAAGCCGCCAGCAATGTCGCAGTCATACACACATCGTGTTGCCATACCGCTGCCTGG TTGGCGAGTTTGTGAGCGACGCCCTGCTTGTTCCTGACAAGTGTAAGTTCCTGCACCAGGAGCGTATGGACCAATGTGAGAGCCACCTGCACTGGCACACTGTAGCCAAAGAG TCCTGCGGAGATCGCTACATGAATCTCCACGACTATGGGATGCTGTTGCCATGTGGTATTGACCGCTTCCGAGGAGTGGAGTTTGTGTGCTGCCCAGCAGAGGTGGAACGAGAGTCAGACAGCGCGGAGCTAGAAGGAGAGGAGTCTGACGTCTGGTGGGGTGGCGCTGAGACCGAATACTCTGATAACAG CATGACGCGTCCATCAGACACAGAGCCAGCCACAGCCGAGGACGACGAAGACGAAGAGGCAGACACCTTTGAAAGGGATGAGAATGGAGATGGGGATGCGGATGACGAGGACGACATCGACATGACTGACGAACGGTACAGTGATGAACGCAATGCCAACATCGCCATGACAACCACTACCACCACAACAACCGAATCAGTTGAAGAAGTCGTTCGAG TGCCCACCATGGCTCCCAGTCCTCCAGACGCCGTGGACCGGTACCTTGAATCTCCTGGCGACGACAACGAGCACACTGACTTCCAGAAGGCCAAAGAAAGCCTTGAGGCCAAACACCGTGAAAAGATGTCCCaa GTGATGAGGGAGTGGGAAGAGGCTGAGAGACAAGCCAAGAACCTTCCTCGCGCTGACAAGAAAGCAGTCATCCAG CATTTCCAGGAAAAGGTGGAGGCTctggagcaggaggcagcaggagaGAGACAGCAGCTAGTGGAAACCCACATGGCCCGGGTGGAAGCTCTGCTCAACAGCCGCCGACGTCTTTCTCTGGAAAATTACCTCAGTGCCCTGCAGGCCAATCCTCCTcgg CCCCGCCAGGTACTGAGCCTGCTGAAGAAGTACGTCCGTGCAGAACAGAAGGACAGGCAGCACACACTGAAGCATTACGAGCACGTTCGAACCGTTGATCCCAAGAAGGCCGCTCAGATCCGACCTCAG GTTTTGACCCACCTTCGTGTGATTGATGAGAGGATGAATCAGTCTTTAGGTCTGCTCTACAAGGTGCCCAGTGTGGCTAATGAGATCCAAAACCAAGTCG CGGTTATAATGCAGAGAGTTCAGTCGGAGCTGTCTCAGCAAGTCTCTTCCCTGCAGAGCGATGGGCGG GTGGATGGCAGGGTGAGTTACGGTAACGACGCTCTGATGCCTGATCAGGCCTACAGCTCGGCCCCCATGGACCCCGGCCTGGATGGGCTGGGCTTCATTCACCCCGAGAGCTTCAACCAGCCCAACACAGAGAACCACG ttgaGCCCGTCGATGCTCGTCCAATTCCAGACAGAGGACTTCCCACACGACCTG TATCTGCCCTGAAGCCAGAGGAGATGCCTGAAGTACGGATGGAGACTGAAGAGAGGCAGAGCACCGGTTATGAAGTTTACCATCAAAAACTG GTGTTCTTTGCTGAGGACGTGGGGTCCAATAAAGGCGCCATTATCGGGCTCATGGTTGGAGGGGTCGTCATAGCAACTGTCATCGTCATCACCTTGGTGATGCTGAGGAAGAAACAGTACACTTCTATTCATCACGGTGTGATTGAG GTGGATGCAGCAGTGACACCAGAGGAGCGTCACCTGGCCAAGATGCAGCAGAACGGCTACGAGAACCCCACCTACAAATTCTTTGAGCAGATGCAGAACTAA
- the gabpa gene encoding GA-binding protein alpha chain isoform X1 — protein MFLGSCDSFLLAVRTHRMAKSEPEDMIEIEIDEREKQACLEEGVEEQTITASDLIQQDIDINEPIGNLKKLLEPRIQIPLDAYEICLQDIQLHPDHSLFDQGVKTDGTVQLSLQIIAKPGEEKLNILEIVKPVETVEVVIDPDAAGEEGALIDEGQLIAVERSALSDETSEQVTRWAAALEGYRKEQVRLGIPYDPMLWSADQVIHWAVWVMKEFSIDEMEIGSIHIPGQELCAFNQEEFLQKVHNGEILWSHLELLRKYVLASQDQSGGDATVTIDQPVQIIPAQVSSSTAIKVLKQSRGPRMPRISGEERSSPGNRTGNNGQIQLWQFLLELLTDKDARDCISWVGEEGEFKLNQPELVAQKWGLRKNKPTMNYEKLSRALRYYYDGDMISKVQGKRFVYKFVCDLRTLIGYSAAELNSLVTECEQKKLARMQMHGIGQPITTVTLATTTLDKDS, from the exons atgtttctaGGGTCTTGTGACAGTTTTCT CTTGGCTGTCAGAACACACAGAATGGCTAAAAGTGAGCCAGAAGACATGATTGAGATTGAGATTGATGAACGGGAGAAACAGGCATGCCTGGAGGAAGG TGTGGAGGAGCAGACCATCACTGCATCAGATTTGATCCAACAAGACATCGACATCAATGAACCAATTGGCAATCTGAAGAAGCTTTTGGAGCCTCGCATTCAAATCCCTTTAGATGCATATGAGATCTGCTTGCAGGACATTCAG cTCCATCCTGATCACAGCCTTTTCGATCAGGGAGTGAAGACAGATGGAACGGTGCAGCTCAGCCTGCAGATCATAGCCAAACCAG GAGAGGAGAAGCTGAACATTTTGGAAATTGTGAAGCCAGTAGAAACGGTAGAAGTGGTGATTGATCCAGATGCAGCAGGGGAGGAGGGAGCTCTGATAGACGAGGGACAGCTCATTGCTGTAGAACGATCTGCTCTGTCTGATGAAACCTCAGAGCAGGTCACACGATGGGCTGCAGCACTGGAAGGCTACCGCAAAGAGCAGGTCCGCCTGGGAATACCTTACG ACCCTATGCTGTGGTCAGCTGATCAGGTGATCCACTGGGCTGTGTGGGTCATGAAGGAGTTTAGCATTGATGAAATGGAAATAGGCAGCATTCACATCCCAGGTCAAGAGCTCTGCGCTTTCAACCAAGAGGAGTTCCTTCAGAAAGTGCACAATGGAGAGATTCTCTGGAGTCACTTGGAACTGCTGCGCAAAT atgtgtTGGCCAGCCAAGACCAGTCTGGAGGGGATGCTACTGTCACTATTGATCAAC CCGTGCAGATAATCCCGGCTCAAGTGAGCTCATCCACAGCTATAAAGGTGTTGAAGCAGAGCCGTGGCCCCAGAATGCCTCGTATTTCAGGAGAAGAACGCAGCTCACCTGGCAACCGCACAG GTAACAACGGTCAGATCCAGTTGTGGCAGTTCCTGCTAGAGCTGCTGACAGACAAGGATGCAAGAGACTGTATATCCTGGGTGGGTGAAGAGGGAGAGTTCAAACTCAACCAGCCTGAGCTCGTGGCACAAAAGTGGGGCCTGCGCAAGAACAAACCGACTATGAACTACGAGAAGCTCAGTCGAGCCCTCAG GTATTACTACGACGGGGACATGATAAGCAAGGTGCAGGGCAAGCGCTTCGTCTACAAGTTTGTGTGCGACCTGAGGACTCTGATCGGCTACAGTGCTGCCGAGCTCAACAGCCTGGTGACCGAGTGCGAGCAGAAGAAACTGGCTCGCATGCAGATGCACGGCATCGGGCAGCCCATCACTACAGTGACCCTGGCCACCACAACACTAGACAAGGACAGCTGA